The Megasphaera elsdenii DSM 20460 genome includes the window GGATAGAAGTTGTGCAGGCCGTCGATGTAATCCATTTGGGCTTCGTTTTTTTGGAGATCTTCTAAATCGGACTGCCTCAGCGTCGACGCATTGACCTGGACGCGGACGAGGTGGCTGTACATGGCAAGCTTGGCCGCATCGAAACCGTCGTCAAAGCGGACAGTCGTAATGCCCAGTTTGGCGATGGCTTCCGGGTCGAACCGGTCCATGCCCAGGCAGGCTGCCGAGGCTGGTGATACGTCGGCGACGATGTCGAACTGAAATTGCCGGGCCGTTTCCAAGACGGCCTGCAGCTCTTTGCGAAAGGCCGCCGGGTCCGTTTCCGGGATGTGGAATGACGTGAAGAGACGCGTCATCCCCAGGGCGGCAGCCCGTTCGATGCGGGCCGTCTTTTCTTGAATCGTCCCGCCCAGACCGGGATAGACAGAAATACCCGTTTCCATTTATTCTCCCTCCTTCGGGTCGTCAAAGCCTAAGAGCCAGGTTGCGATGAAGCCGGCAGCGTAGGCCGTAACGAGTCCTAATAAATACATGGGGATGTTGTCCGTGCTGGCTGCCAGGGGCAGGCCGGAAATACCGATTGTCGCGGCACCGACCATGTAAGCCGCCTGGACAGCGCCGCCAAAGGCTCCGCCGATACAGGCGCCGATGAACGGCTTGCCCAGGGGCAGGGTGACGCCGTAGATGAGCGGTTCGCCGACGCCCATGAGGCCGACGGGCAGGGCCGAGGCGATGGTCTTGCGCAGGGCCTTGTTCCTGGTCTTGGCATAGACGGCGATGGCGGCGCCGACCTGACCGCCGCCGGCCATGGCCAGGATGGGCAGGAGAATGGTCACGCCGTAGCGCGACAGGAGCTCTGCATGGATCGGCGTCAGGCCCTGATGGATGCCGACCATGACCATAGGCAGGAAGGTCCCGCCCAGGATGAAGCCCGTCACAGCGCCGCCGGTGCCGATGGATTCCGTCGCGGCATAGCCGATGGCTTCCGACAGATAGCCACCCACGGGCTGGCAGAGGAAGAGGGCGACAAAAGTCGAAATGACGACGACTAGAAACGGCGTGACGAAGAGGTCGAGCATATCCGGTACGATGCGGTGGAGTTTCTTTTCCAGCCACGACGAGAAGAAGACGACCAGGAGAACGGCGATGATGCCGCCCCGGCCAGGGACCAGGGGATCGCCGAAAAGATTGATCTGAGCCAGGTTGGGGTGGCTGAGGATGGCCGCCATGACGCCGCCCAGCATGGGCGAGCCGCCAAATTCCTTGGCCGCGTTGATGCCGACGAAGATGTTCAGGCCATAGAAGGCGGCGTTGCCGGCAATGGCCAGGACCTGCAGGAGCGGCTGGGCCGCCAGGGATGGGTCCATCTTGAAAGCGACATTGAGCAGGCCCGTAATCAGGCCACAGGCGATGAAGGCCGGGATGATGGGTACGAAGATGTGGGCGATCTTTTTTAAGGCCAGCTTGGCTGGCGTTGCATTCTTGCGCCGTATTTCTTCATGCAGGGCCTGGCCGTCGAAAGGACCCTGGCTGTCATCGTTGCTGTCAGGCCTAGCTGATGGTGCCGGATTTTCCTTGCTGCCGCCTTCGACTAGCGGTGCAAAGGCCTGGTACAGTTTCGTCGCCTTGCCAGGGCCGACGACGATCTGCCATTCGTCGCCGGATTTATTGATGCCCATGACGCCAGGAAGTTTGGCCAGGTCTTCTTTGGTAAAGTGTTCGTCCTTTACCGTCAGGCGAAGACGGGTCATACAGTTGTAAGCCTTTTCGATATTGGCCGCCGGGCCGGTGATGTCGTAGATGGCCTTGGCCAGTTTATCATAATCCATGGGCAGCCTCCTTGAGGACGGCAGCAACGTATCCCTGGGCGGCTGCCAGGCGGTCTTCGGCTTCTTTGGCAGGCAGGTTCAGGAGAATCATGACGATGGCCGTCTTGGCTCGTCCCTGACTTTCGGCCAAGGCCTTTACGGCTTCCTGGCGGCTGCAGCCCGTCGCCGTCATGACGATGCGCCGTGCCCGTTCTTCCAGTTTCTGGTTAGACGACTTGACGTCGACCATGAGGTTGCCATAGACTTTGCCCAGGCGGATCATGGCGCCGGTGGACAGCATGTTGGCAATCATCTTCTGGGCCGTGCCCGCTTTCATGCGCGTCGATCCGGTGACGACTTCCGGCCCGACGACGGCGCAGAGGTCGATGTCGGCACAGGCGCCGATGGCCGAATGAGGCGAGCAGTCGATGGCAATCGTCGCCGCACCGACGGAAGCGGCATAAGTCAGGCCGCCGACGACATACGGTGTCCGGCCCGATGCACTGAGGCCGACGACGACGTCGTCGGCGGTCAGATTTTTGGCTATCAGGTCCTGACGGCCCAGTTCCGGCGAGTCTTCCGCCCCTTCTTTGGCACGGAAAATGGCTTCATAACCGCCGGCGATGAGGCCCTGGATGCGTTCCGGGTCGGTGCTGTATGTCGGCGGACATTCGACGGCGTCGAGGATGCCCAGGCGGCCGGACGTACCGGAGCCCATGTAGAACAGGCGGCCGCCGTGGCGCAGCCTGTCGGAGATGGTGTCGACGGCCTTGGCGATGTCCGGGATAATGGCGCCGACGGCATCGGCGACTTTATGGTCTTCGTCATTTATGATGCGCAACATGTCTTCCGTAGACACGCTGTCGATATGCTGGCTGTGGCTGTTTCGCTGTTCCGTAGCCAGAGTTTCTAAGTTGATCATGTTTGATTCCTTTCTTTCCTTGCAGTCGTGATTCTCGTTCGTTGGGAACAATATACACATCTCTAATTATAGAGAGTGTTTGCAGGACTTGCAATAGGCCTTTTTTTCATGAGCCATGACCTTTATTTTTTTGCCATTTCATGGTATGATTAATCTGCACGCAGCAGACCTGTGTGCCCTGTGCGCCCATAGCTCAGCTGGATAGAGCAGCAGTTTCCTAAACTGCGTGTCGGATGTTCGAGTCATCTTGGGCGCACCATTTTTTTATCTACATAATCTAATCATTAAATTATCAGTCCGGAAAGGTGGGTTCCTTCATGTCCGATACTAAGAACCAGCTGGCTTCTTTCCACGAAGAAGTCATGCATGATGCCGATTATACCTTGGCCGAAGCCGTCGCCGAAGCCAAGCGCTGCCTGAATTGCAAAGTACCGCAATGCCGCAAAGGCTGCCCCATTGAAAACGAAATCCCCCAGTTCATCCATGCCATGACCCAGGGGGATTTCGGGGCTGCTGCGGACCACATCTACCATCGCAGCGACCTGCCGGCCATCTGCGGCCGCATCTGTCCGAGAGAAAAGCAGTGCGAAGGCCACTGCGTCCTCGGCAAAAAGGGAAAGCCTGTTGAAATCGGCAAATTGGAACGGTTCGTAGCGGATATGGCCCTGGACGGCGGCTTCCTCCCGCAGCCTGTCAGCCGCAAGACCGCCGGCCGCGTGGCCATCATCGGCTGTGGCCCGGCCGGCATGGCAGCTGCGCGGGAACTGGCCGGCCTCGATTACGATGTGACCATCTTTGAAGCCGCTTCCCAGCCAGGCGGTACCATGACCTATGGCATCCCGACTTTCCGGCTCCATAAAGAATTATTGCAGCGCGAAGCCCAGGCCCTGACGGCCATGGGCGTCACTATCGAATACAATGTCAAAATCGGTGTCGATAAGTCTTTGGCCGAACTGAAGGAAGCTTTCGATGCCGTCTTCATCGCCATTGGGACGATGAATGCCTGGAATCTCGGTGTCGATAACGATACTATCGATGGCGTCGTCGATGCCGAACAGTTCCTGCGCGACGTCCAGCGCGTCCAGAACGGGGAAGTCGCTTTGGAAGACCTGCCCGTCCAGAAAGGCGACCAGGTCATCGTCGTCGGTGCCGGCAACGTCGCCATCGATGCCGCCCGCACATCGCTGCGCCTCGGGGCAGACGTCAAGATCGTCTACCGCCGGGCTGAAAAGAACATGAAATGCCTGCCGTCGGAATATGAAGAAGCCAAGGCTGATGGTGTCCAGTTCCAGTTCTACTCGGCACCGAAAGCCGTCGTCGGGACGGACCATGTAGAAGGGCTGAAATATGAAAAACAGCAGATCCTCGAAGATGCCACCATGGTTCCGACAGGCGAATTCGGCGTCGTTCCGGCCAATAAGATCATCGCTGCTATCGGCAATAAACCGGAACTGCCCATCGTCAAAGCCCTCGGTGTCGACGCCAATGACGATGGCTACATCGCCGTCAAGGACCTGCCCTACGGCATGACCAGCCAAGAAGGTGTCTTTGCCGCCGGTGATATCGTCCACAAACCGCAGACCGTCGTCCTGGCCATGCGCGAAGGGCGTAAGACGGCTGCCGGTATCGACCAGTACTTGAAGGCCAAAAAGGTCATGTCCGCTGCGAAAGCATGAGGAGGCCGGCTATGAGTGAACTGACACGGCAGATATTGAAGGCCAATGAACGTTTCGTCAAACAGTCCCTGTCCCAGGGCGGCTTCGATGAGGTCAGCAAGTATCCCAGCCGCAACCTGGCTGTCCTGACTTGCATGGATACGCGCCTTTTGAGCTTCCTTGAACCGGCTATGGGCCTCGTTCGGGGGGAAGCTAAACTCATCAAGGTCGCCGGCAATACGGCCTTTGAAGATTTTGACAGCGTCATCGGCAGCCTCATGGTCGCCGTTTACGAATTACATGTCCACGACATCATCGTCATGGGCCACGACGACTGCGGCATGCTCAAGACGACGGCAGACAGCCTGTGCCGTCACATGGCAGAAGAAGGCATCGATGATGCGGCCATCGCCGCCGTCCGGCCCAAGCTGGAACAATGGGCCGACCCCATTACCGATATCGATGCGTCCGTCTGTGATACGGTCCGCCGCCTGCGGGCCAATCCCTACTTGCCTTCATCCCTTACGATTTATGGTATGGTCATCCATCCGCACACCGGTGAAATCCGAGTCGTCGACGATGGAGAAGGCCAGAAATAGGAGGTATTATGAGTCTTGTCACACAACGAATGAAAGACCATGCCGCTGTCCTCGAAGCGACGATGGATTTGATTCCGGATATTGAAAAAGCCGGGGCCTTGTTCAAAGAGGCCCTGGCTTCGGGCCACAAAATCCTATTTTGTGGCAATGGCGGCAGTGCTGCCGATTCTCAGCATTTAGCCGCAGAAATCGTCGGCCGCTTCCAGAAAGAACGGCGGCCGTTCCCGGCTCTGGCTTTGACTGTCGATACGTCGATTTTGACGGCTGTCGGCAATGATTACGGCTTCGACACGGTCTTTGCCCGTCAGGTCCGGGCTTTAGGTGAAAAGGGCGATATCCTGGTCGGCATTTCTACGTCCGGCAACAGCCAGAATGTCTTGGAAGCCATCGAGGCAGCCCGCGAAAAAGGCCTCACTGTCATCGGCATGACCGCCTATGGCGGCGGTAAGATGAAGGAGGCCTGTGATATCTGCCTGTCTGTACCGGCAAAAGTGACGGCACGGGCTCAGGAAATGCATATTATGATCGGTCATATCCTCTGCGAAATCGCTGAAGAAGATATGTAATCAGCCGACGATCTGCTGGAACTGTTTGTTGTTCCGGATTTTATCGAAATGGCTCTGTGTCCGGGCTGCCTGACGGACGTCTTCGCCGCCCAGGTCGATGGCCTGTTTCAGATAAGGCAGAGCCTGGTCGGCTTTGCCCAGGTCGCCGTAGATGGTGGCGATACCGTAGTAACTCCAGGTATTGCCCGGGTCGGCGGCGATGACGTTCTTGAAATACGTCAGGGCTTTATCGTATTGGCCGTCTATTTTATAGGCCAAGGCCAGGTTGTAGAACGAAGCGACGTCTTTCGGGGCTATTTTCAGCGCTTTTTCAATGAGCTCGATGCCCTGGGCGACGTCGTTTTTGTTACCCGTACTGTTGCCGCGCATGGCCAGGGTGACGCCTTTATTGCTCAAGGCCTGGTAATTATGGGCGTCCATAGAAAGGGCTTTGTCGAAGTCGCTGATGGCCCCGGCATAATCGCCGGCCTGGTATTTTTTCAGCCCTGCGTCGCTGTAGGCCTGCGAATCGGCCTGGATAGCCGGTGCCGCCGAAGTCTGTACTTCTTGTGCCGCCGGTGCCGGCTGAGACGATGATGGCTGCGTACTGCATCCGCCGCTCCCGGCAGCTAATGCCAGCAGGAGCAGGATGGCCAAGTGTTTGTTCTTCATGTTCGTTCTCCTGTTCGTCAAATGGAAAATCCTATGAAACATATCATCAAAAAAGGGGACATCATCCTCATCATCACGCTGCTCGTCTTATCTTTCATCCCGGAAGGCATCTTTTACCTGACCGGCAATGATGCGTCGATAGACCGGACGTATGCCGTCATCCAAGTCGATGGCAAAGTCTATAAGGAAGTACCCTTGTCAGGCCACCATGGGACCGATATGATTTCTATCGATACCGATAAAGGCCACAACCTGGTCGTCATCCAGGACGAGAGCGTCGGCATTACCGAAGCCGATTGTCCCGATAAAATCTGCATCAGTGAAGGCTTTGTCAGCAAGCCCGGTGCGACCGTCGTCTGCCTGCCGCACAAGGTGTTAGTCGAAGTGAAGTCTGCCGGCGGGGACGAACCCGATGTCATTCCGGCCCATTAGAGGTAGGTAGCTTATGAAAAAGACATTCCACATCATTATCCTGGGCTTGTTCATTGCCCAGTCCCTGGTCTTATATATCGTCGAAGGGATGCTGCCTGTGCCCTTCATCGCGCCAGGGGCGAAACTGGGGCTGGCCAATCTGATTACGGTCATCGCCCTCTATGCCCTGCCGCGCAAGCGCGACGTCTGCCTCATCCTGCTCGTGCGCATCATCTTGGCTACGGCCTTTGGCGGCGGTATCAACGCTTTCCTGTACAGTGTCTCCGGGGCCGCTTTCAGCCTGGGGGCCATGATGGTCCTGCAGAAGACAGGGAAATTCTCTATCATCGGCGTCAGCACAGCCGGCGGTATTTTCCATAACCTGGGGCAGGTCATCGTGGCATCCCTGGTCGTAGAAAATATCAAGATCATGCTTTATCTGCCGGTCCTGGCCGTCGCCGGTACCGGTACGGGCATCCTCATCGGCATTACGGCCATCTTCACCTTGCGCCATCTGAAGAAACTGCCCATTTACCGTCGCATGCAGGAAGGTGATTAATTAATCCGGATAGAGTCCAAGACTTCGTCGGCCAGTTTTACTTTATCTTCTTTGCTGCCATCGCAGGCTACGACGACGATCCACGTGGCCGGTCCGTCGGCAAAGCCGATGAGGCGGGCGCGCATGGATTTATCTTCGTACGTGAAGGTAAAGTCCTGGACGACGGCGTGCTGGCCGCTGACCGTCGTCGTGTCCTGGCTGACCGAGACGTTCTTAGCGTCGATTTTCGACAATACGGCGCCGGCTGCGGCTTCAGCCGTCTGATTGAGGCGCTGGCTGATGGCCTGACCCTGGCTGATGTGCAGGTCGTCGTACATCTGCTGGGTATCGATGCTGTTGGTATAGATGGCGACATACAGGCCGCTGTCTATTTCCCCGTACAGACGGCTGCCCTTGAAATAGCGCTGCGTAAGCGGGTCGACAGGGACGGGGAAGTCGAGTTTTTGCGGATTTCCGGGAAGTTTCACCGTAATGGACGAGCCCATGCCGTCGATGCGCTTTTCTTTCAGGGTAATCGTATAGCAGGCCGTCAGGCTCAAGGTCAGGATGACCAGGAAGAGGGCCAATAAAAAGGAACGGATTCGGGTATGAGTCATAATACACCTCGCTAGTGTTATTTAAAAGGTAAATATCCCCAGGATACGAGCAGATAAAATGCCGGATAGAGGATAAGGATATATAGAATTTGTGTCGTAATGAAAGGCGCCATGGCCAGATTGACATTTAAATCGTAGAGCCGCTCTGTAATCAAGGCATTAATGGCACAAGGCGTGCCCATGACGATGATGATGGTCCCAAGGAGGACCGGGTCTGACGTAAAGCAGAGAGCCAGGCCATACGATGCCAACGGCGTCAGAATCATCTTTATCGGGATGAGGTCTAACGTCTTTCGGGCGTAGTCCTTGAAATGGGAAAAATCAATGAGATACCCGACGGGAATGAGGGCTACCCAGGCGCTGACATGGATGAGGGCCTGGAAAATCGTCGTTCCCGCAGCGGGTCTGGGAATCCCGGCAGCATGCAAGGCTGTGCCGATAACTAAGGCTACGACGGACAGCTGGTTCCAGTTGATGAAGATGGATTTCCAATTATCTTTGAAAAAGACGAAAAAGTTATGGTCTTTCCCGCTGTGCTGATAGTAGTATCCCATAGGGAAAAGGACGAAGAACATGAGCAGGTTCTGGAATACGCCGATAATCTGGACGTAGGCATAGGACATTTCCCCGTAGAGAATGTAACTGCACAGGCCGCCGAGCGTCCCGGTATTGGCCGGGATGGCGGCGATGAGATAGCTGCCGCGGTCGACAAAGGATGAGAATTTGCGCTGCCGCCCCAGTAAGAGGACGACCGCCAAGGGCAGGAGGCCGTTGAAAAAGGCAAAGAACGGCAGACTCAGTAAATCGGTCCGCATGGGCAGGACCCAGAAGCTGAGCAGGGTCAAGGCGGTCATGATGACGATGATGTTGAAGCGGATGAGCCAGTTCGACTGTTCCGGCGTCAGCCAGCGCCGCTGTTTGGCGGCATAGCCAGCTAGCATGGGCAGGATGATGTCTGTAAAAATATAAATCATCCGGAGTGTCGTATCTTCCATGGTGTCCTCTTTACTTGCGGGCAGCGCGGAAGGCGTCGGCCAGGGAGAAGGTCAGCGGTTCTGCCGGCTTGGTGGCGTCGATGATAGGCTGCATGATGTCGCGAAACTCTTCTTTCTTCTTTGATAAGACATAGAGCTTGGATGTGTTGCGGGCGTCCCAGAGGGCGTCGTGCATCTGGCCGTCGAAGGTTTCGCCCAGGGTACTGACGGCCTTGTCCAGGGAAATGACTTTGTCCAGGCCCAGGAGATTGCAGTAAATCTGCTGGAAATTCTGCCAGTGGTCGAGCATCCAGCGGACGCGGTCGTCGTGTTCGTCGATTTCCTTGAGGCGGAGTTCGCAGTCCAGTTGGCGCCAGTCGTTTTCGCTCCAGGCGAACATTTCGTAGGCATTGGGGCAGCCTTCGTTGCACCAAGTCAGGAAATGGTCGAAGGCCTGGCGGAAATGGGGCTTCCCGGCCAGCATTTCCATAGTGATTCCCGTCAATTCCTGACAGGTCTGGTTCATGGCTGTCGTATATTCGGGCAGCACATATTCTTTATACGACGAGATTTCCTTCCCGTCTTCGTCTATCTTGACAGCACCGATTTCGATGATTTCACCCTTGCAGATGCGGCGCGCTTCCTTCTGGTCCCGGCCGATAGGGTTCATCTCGAAATCGACAAATACGGCTTTCATAATAAAAAAGTGTCTCCTTTCTGAATCTGATGGACAATCTTTATTATACCATAAGTAAAGGGCTTGTCGCACGTGCGACAAGCCCTTTTGAGATGAATCAGGCGGGCCGCCCTTTGGGCGGCCCCTACGAGTCATGAGCCATTAAAATGCCGGCAGGATAGTTCCCTGGAAGTGTTCTTCGATGAATTTCTTGATCGGTTCCGACTGGTAGATTTCTAAGACTTTCTTGTATGTTTCGTTGTTTTCGTCGCCCT containing:
- the gmhA gene encoding D-sedoheptulose 7-phosphate isomerase, whose amino-acid sequence is MSLVTQRMKDHAAVLEATMDLIPDIEKAGALFKEALASGHKILFCGNGGSAADSQHLAAEIVGRFQKERRPFPALALTVDTSILTAVGNDYGFDTVFARQVRALGEKGDILVGISTSGNSQNVLEAIEAAREKGLTVIGMTAYGGGKMKEACDICLSVPAKVTARAQEMHIMIGHILCEIAEEDM
- a CDS encoding AEC family transporter, yielding MEDTTLRMIYIFTDIILPMLAGYAAKQRRWLTPEQSNWLIRFNIIVIMTALTLLSFWVLPMRTDLLSLPFFAFFNGLLPLAVVLLLGRQRKFSSFVDRGSYLIAAIPANTGTLGGLCSYILYGEMSYAYVQIIGVFQNLLMFFVLFPMGYYYQHSGKDHNFFVFFKDNWKSIFINWNQLSVVALVIGTALHAAGIPRPAAGTTIFQALIHVSAWVALIPVGYLIDFSHFKDYARKTLDLIPIKMILTPLASYGLALCFTSDPVLLGTIIIVMGTPCAINALITERLYDLNVNLAMAPFITTQILYILILYPAFYLLVSWGYLPFK
- a CDS encoding tetratricopeptide repeat protein, encoding MKNKHLAILLLLALAAGSGGCSTQPSSSQPAPAAQEVQTSAAPAIQADSQAYSDAGLKKYQAGDYAGAISDFDKALSMDAHNYQALSNKGVTLAMRGNSTGNKNDVAQGIELIEKALKIAPKDVASFYNLALAYKIDGQYDKALTYFKNVIAADPGNTWSYYGIATIYGDLGKADQALPYLKQAIDLGGEDVRQAARTQSHFDKIRNNKQFQQIVG
- the murQ gene encoding N-acetylmuramic acid 6-phosphate etherase, with product MINLETLATEQRNSHSQHIDSVSTEDMLRIINDEDHKVADAVGAIIPDIAKAVDTISDRLRHGGRLFYMGSGTSGRLGILDAVECPPTYSTDPERIQGLIAGGYEAIFRAKEGAEDSPELGRQDLIAKNLTADDVVVGLSASGRTPYVVGGLTYAASVGAATIAIDCSPHSAIGACADIDLCAVVGPEVVTGSTRMKAGTAQKMIANMLSTGAMIRLGKVYGNLMVDVKSSNQKLEERARRIVMTATGCSRQEAVKALAESQGRAKTAIVMILLNLPAKEAEDRLAAAQGYVAAVLKEAAHGL
- a CDS encoding PTS transporter subunit EIIC — protein: MDYDKLAKAIYDITGPAANIEKAYNCMTRLRLTVKDEHFTKEDLAKLPGVMGINKSGDEWQIVVGPGKATKLYQAFAPLVEGGSKENPAPSARPDSNDDSQGPFDGQALHEEIRRKNATPAKLALKKIAHIFVPIIPAFIACGLITGLLNVAFKMDPSLAAQPLLQVLAIAGNAAFYGLNIFVGINAAKEFGGSPMLGGVMAAILSHPNLAQINLFGDPLVPGRGGIIAVLLVVFFSSWLEKKLHRIVPDMLDLFVTPFLVVVISTFVALFLCQPVGGYLSEAIGYAATESIGTGGAVTGFILGGTFLPMVMVGIHQGLTPIHAELLSRYGVTILLPILAMAGGGQVGAAIAVYAKTRNKALRKTIASALPVGLMGVGEPLIYGVTLPLGKPFIGACIGGAFGGAVQAAYMVGAATIGISGLPLAASTDNIPMYLLGLVTAYAAGFIATWLLGFDDPKEGE
- a CDS encoding Gx transporter family protein encodes the protein MKKTFHIIILGLFIAQSLVLYIVEGMLPVPFIAPGAKLGLANLITVIALYALPRKRDVCLILLVRIILATAFGGGINAFLYSVSGAAFSLGAMMVLQKTGKFSIIGVSTAGGIFHNLGQVIVASLVVENIKIMLYLPVLAVAGTGTGILIGITAIFTLRHLKKLPIYRRMQEGD
- a CDS encoding beta-class carbonic anhydrase encodes the protein MSELTRQILKANERFVKQSLSQGGFDEVSKYPSRNLAVLTCMDTRLLSFLEPAMGLVRGEAKLIKVAGNTAFEDFDSVIGSLMVAVYELHVHDIIVMGHDDCGMLKTTADSLCRHMAEEGIDDAAIAAVRPKLEQWADPITDIDASVCDTVRRLRANPYLPSSLTIYGMVIHPHTGEIRVVDDGEGQK
- a CDS encoding 3'-5' exonuclease — translated: MKAVFVDFEMNPIGRDQKEARRICKGEIIEIGAVKIDEDGKEISSYKEYVLPEYTTAMNQTCQELTGITMEMLAGKPHFRQAFDHFLTWCNEGCPNAYEMFAWSENDWRQLDCELRLKEIDEHDDRVRWMLDHWQNFQQIYCNLLGLDKVISLDKAVSTLGETFDGQMHDALWDARNTSKLYVLSKKKEEFRDIMQPIIDATKPAEPLTFSLADAFRAARK
- a CDS encoding NAD(P)-dependent oxidoreductase produces the protein MSDTKNQLASFHEEVMHDADYTLAEAVAEAKRCLNCKVPQCRKGCPIENEIPQFIHAMTQGDFGAAADHIYHRSDLPAICGRICPREKQCEGHCVLGKKGKPVEIGKLERFVADMALDGGFLPQPVSRKTAGRVAIIGCGPAGMAAARELAGLDYDVTIFEAASQPGGTMTYGIPTFRLHKELLQREAQALTAMGVTIEYNVKIGVDKSLAELKEAFDAVFIAIGTMNAWNLGVDNDTIDGVVDAEQFLRDVQRVQNGEVALEDLPVQKGDQVIVVGAGNVAIDAARTSLRLGADVKIVYRRAEKNMKCLPSEYEEAKADGVQFQFYSAPKAVVGTDHVEGLKYEKQQILEDATMVPTGEFGVVPANKIIAAIGNKPELPIVKALGVDANDDGYIAVKDLPYGMTSQEGVFAAGDIVHKPQTVVLAMREGRKTAAGIDQYLKAKKVMSAAKA
- a CDS encoding NusG domain II-containing protein, whose amino-acid sequence is MKHIIKKGDIILIITLLVLSFIPEGIFYLTGNDASIDRTYAVIQVDGKVYKEVPLSGHHGTDMISIDTDKGHNLVVIQDESVGITEADCPDKICISEGFVSKPGATVVCLPHKVLVEVKSAGGDEPDVIPAH